A genomic segment from Methanoplanus limicola DSM 2279 encodes:
- a CDS encoding ABC transporter permease: MKRRNCVIIAKKEVQGLFSEKTIVLAILLQLFIAMFSSFLLVGLASMYNPDSISRYSTIKYPVAVTGNITSPLTGELASNDNFVIYDMELGTALAALKERKLSAVIWIPGIEEYSADPITITLYVIQNDIQSSIVNVKLKDALLDYEDRLREIRQARLEFKPVELVLPETNPSSDFYEFVYGLLIPLLVFMPAIISGALIIDLITEEYQQDTLETLMSTPVTFPEMIWGKTAACLLLVPVQSAGWLLLLMANGIAISGFIPIILHVTAGSMVIILIGALIALKYRERTNAQFIFSTALVVVILASLAVPLNPANLIVRLSVDSIGPVHWLVLAMVVGVCIILSYFMTGYAKRVEGKVI; this comes from the coding sequence ATGAAGAGAAGAAACTGCGTTATCATCGCCAAAAAAGAGGTTCAGGGTCTTTTTTCTGAGAAGACAATAGTCCTTGCCATACTGCTTCAGCTCTTTATCGCCATGTTCTCATCATTTCTCCTTGTGGGACTGGCGTCAATGTATAACCCTGACTCGATAAGCCGGTATTCGACCATTAAATATCCTGTCGCGGTTACTGGAAATATCACATCGCCCCTCACAGGCGAACTTGCCTCCAATGACAATTTTGTCATCTATGATATGGAGCTTGGCACCGCACTCGCTGCTTTAAAGGAGAGAAAACTCTCAGCGGTCATCTGGATTCCCGGAATTGAGGAGTATTCGGCAGATCCGATCACAATCACTTTGTATGTAATACAGAATGACATCCAGTCAAGCATTGTGAATGTGAAACTGAAGGATGCCCTTTTAGATTATGAGGACAGGCTCAGAGAGATCCGGCAGGCAAGGCTTGAGTTTAAGCCTGTTGAACTTGTACTCCCTGAGACAAACCCGTCAAGCGACTTTTATGAGTTTGTGTACGGCCTTCTGATTCCACTGCTCGTCTTTATGCCGGCGATAATCTCCGGTGCGCTCATAATTGACCTCATCACTGAGGAGTACCAGCAGGATACCCTTGAAACCCTGATGTCAACCCCGGTAACCTTCCCTGAGATGATCTGGGGCAAGACTGCCGCATGCCTGCTGCTCGTGCCCGTGCAGTCTGCGGGGTGGCTTCTGCTCCTGATGGCCAACGGGATTGCAATAAGCGGTTTTATACCGATAATTCTTCATGTCACCGCCGGTTCTATGGTTATAATTCTTATCGGGGCGCTTATAGCCCTTAAATATCGTGAGAGGACGAATGCCCAGTTTATATTCTCAACAGCCCTCGTGGTCGTCATTCTCGCATCACTGGCAGTGCCTCTCAATCCGGCAAATCTGATTGTCAGGCTTTCGGTTGACTCTATAGGGCCGGTTCACTGGCTTGTTCTTGCAATGGTCGTAGGTGTATGTATAATTCTCTCGTATTTTATGACCGGATATGCAAAACGGGTTGAAGGTAAGGTTATCTAA
- a CDS encoding ABC transporter ATP-binding protein, with protein sequence MIRAQSLVKDFDGFTALDGVDFEFDKPGIFGIIGHNGAGKTTLLKIMSGLIKPTSGELEINGVDVVRHPDLHKRTLGYLPEESRLYENMNVWSYLAFFGEIYGLSDEEIRKKSRELLSKLKLDPGDKKMGEFSKGMKRKAAIARSLMHDPSFLVYDEPTSGLDPMTSRYISEFLREIKDEGEKTIILSAHNLYQVEEICDRVLILRRGKTLALGDMDELRSKFGSVSYEIEFVLDDRDLLEGVIGDYSESAGIISATVEDVDDLSNLTNVVAKGGGRVKKIESHYPSLEDMLVMIGE encoded by the coding sequence ATGATTCGCGCCCAATCTCTCGTAAAGGACTTTGACGGATTCACAGCTCTTGACGGAGTTGACTTTGAATTCGATAAACCCGGAATATTTGGAATAATAGGCCATAATGGTGCAGGGAAGACAACACTGCTAAAGATCATGTCCGGGCTTATTAAGCCGACTTCCGGTGAACTTGAGATCAACGGGGTGGACGTAGTCAGGCATCCGGACCTGCACAAGAGAACTCTGGGCTACCTTCCGGAAGAATCCAGGCTTTATGAAAATATGAATGTCTGGAGTTACCTTGCGTTTTTCGGCGAGATATACGGCCTTTCAGATGAAGAGATCAGAAAGAAGAGCCGGGAGCTCCTCTCCAAGCTGAAGCTTGATCCGGGCGACAAAAAGATGGGCGAATTTTCAAAGGGTATGAAGAGAAAGGCGGCCATTGCGAGGTCACTTATGCATGACCCTTCATTTCTTGTATATGATGAACCGACATCCGGCCTTGACCCGATGACATCGCGTTACATAAGCGAATTCCTGCGTGAGATTAAAGATGAAGGGGAGAAGACGATCATTCTCTCGGCGCACAATCTCTACCAGGTGGAGGAGATCTGTGACCGGGTGCTCATACTCAGAAGAGGCAAAACCCTCGCCCTTGGAGATATGGATGAACTTAGAAGTAAATTCGGTTCTGTATCATATGAGATAGAATTTGTTCTTGATGACCGGGATCTCCTCGAAGGCGTTATTGGCGACTATTCGGAGTCTGCCGGAATTATCTCGGCAACGGTTGAGGATGTGGACGACTTAAGCAATCTGACGAATGTTGTCGCAAAGGGCGGCGGCAGAGTTAAAAAGATAGAGTCACACTATCCAAGCCTTGAGGATATGCTGGTTATGATTGGAGAATAA
- a CDS encoding ABC transporter permease family protein: protein MGTALRNIGTLSKWEIKRFAGTMSRDVLPISIVLFILLIAATGLTQQSGMHLQDDIYTAGIDSADAASVLAGDERFQIYLIDPASASAGAYGYFDITIIDGIVSRLDTEKASAALNALDKDYTRYKTAVYNRENDIFAVYPLLIDEQYVISELDFLATQSGQLAVSPPNPFRAPVPSLPAEYVTPPADARNINPEEFRFGLIEGEGEDSRISRYTDMLTSSGENALEYKTPSQLAPPLPFDSIILVFVFVFPLYFTSQFFMMSIMNERIGRSGEALLASPVPGWQIILGKGIPYFLMMLAISTILTALTSGEFIILLPLIPVIFFFLANALFIGMTARSFKELSFISIFFSTVATSYIFFPSIFANIHVVSLVSPLTLIILQLQGDGFTFYDFLYSTSLFFITGAVIFYLSAKNFTEERLFNYHRLIPRLREFIRTVISDKWTNSSLFAISAISVPFVFMAQMMVLVLFFNLPMPYSLIAILISAAFIEELAKSVGVYTLYYTSPEYFSLRNIIAASFVIALGFLAAEKLLLFATLAEITESVFGEIMFASLQVLWLPLSLHMVGVLTTISCLKIGGRRAYAFGLIAATIVHVLYNLYFILGWGV, encoded by the coding sequence ATGGGAACTGCTCTGAGAAATATAGGTACACTTTCTAAATGGGAGATAAAGCGTTTTGCCGGCACGATGAGCCGGGATGTCCTTCCCATATCCATTGTCCTCTTCATTCTGCTGATTGCGGCAACCGGACTTACACAGCAGAGCGGCATGCACCTCCAGGACGACATATATACCGCCGGGATTGACAGCGCGGATGCTGCATCCGTCCTTGCAGGTGATGAGAGATTTCAGATATATCTGATTGATCCTGCATCCGCCTCAGCCGGAGCATATGGTTATTTTGATATTACAATTATTGACGGTATTGTGTCACGCCTGGATACGGAGAAGGCGTCTGCTGCCTTAAACGCCCTTGACAAGGACTATACACGGTACAAAACTGCCGTGTACAATCGTGAAAATGATATATTTGCCGTATATCCGCTGCTCATTGACGAGCAGTATGTAATAAGTGAACTTGACTTTCTTGCAACCCAGAGCGGGCAGCTTGCAGTATCTCCGCCAAACCCTTTCAGGGCGCCCGTACCCTCACTGCCGGCAGAGTATGTGACTCCGCCTGCCGATGCCAGAAATATCAACCCTGAGGAGTTCCGGTTCGGACTTATTGAGGGTGAGGGGGAAGACAGCCGGATATCAAGATATACCGATATGCTCACCTCTTCGGGAGAAAATGCACTTGAGTACAAGACACCTTCGCAGCTTGCACCGCCGCTCCCGTTCGACTCGATAATACTGGTATTCGTATTTGTATTCCCGCTCTACTTCACGTCACAGTTCTTCATGATGAGTATTATGAATGAGAGGATAGGCAGAAGCGGTGAGGCGCTGCTTGCCTCACCGGTTCCCGGATGGCAGATAATCCTTGGGAAAGGAATTCCTTATTTCCTGATGATGCTTGCGATATCAACCATTTTAACTGCCCTTACAAGCGGGGAGTTCATAATTCTCCTGCCGCTCATTCCGGTGATATTCTTCTTCCTTGCCAATGCCCTATTTATCGGGATGACGGCGAGGAGCTTTAAGGAGTTATCCTTCATATCTATCTTCTTCTCCACCGTTGCAACATCGTATATCTTCTTCCCGAGCATCTTTGCAAATATCCATGTGGTAAGTCTCGTATCACCCCTTACCCTGATAATCCTTCAGCTGCAGGGCGATGGCTTCACATTTTATGATTTTCTCTACTCAACATCATTGTTTTTCATCACCGGAGCAGTGATCTTTTACCTCTCAGCAAAGAACTTCACCGAGGAGAGACTCTTTAACTACCACAGGCTTATTCCAAGGTTAAGGGAGTTTATCCGGACAGTTATATCCGATAAATGGACAAACTCTTCCCTCTTTGCAATAAGTGCAATTTCTGTTCCATTTGTATTTATGGCGCAGATGATGGTTCTCGTGCTCTTCTTCAATCTGCCGATGCCGTATTCACTGATTGCCATACTTATATCTGCGGCGTTCATTGAGGAACTTGCAAAGTCGGTAGGGGTCTATACTCTCTATTATACATCTCCGGAATATTTCAGTCTGAGAAATATCATTGCCGCCTCTTTTGTGATAGCGCTTGGCTTTCTTGCGGCAGAAAAGCTCCTCTTATTTGCGACCCTCGCTGAGATTACGGAGTCGGTATTCGGCGAGATTATGTTTGCAAGCCTTCAGGTGCTCTGGCTTCCGCTCTCACTGCATATGGTTGGCGTTCTGACGACCATATCATGCCTTAAAATCGGTGGGAGGCGTGCATATGCCTTTGGGCTGATTGCGGCGACTATAGTTCATGTCCTGTATAATCTCTATTTCATTTTAGGATGGGGTGTGTAG